The genomic window TTTCCATGAAAATTTCCCTATAAGAAATGTAGATACTGCTCTCAGTTTGTGAATTATAACCCCCtccaccccccccccctttatcactCTTTGAAAATTTGAAAGTATTTTTGCACAAATAAATTCGCATTTTCAAGACGAGTTCTTAAATTAAAAGTACTAGACCACACACTCGCTTCATAACTCTGCCAACTGGTACCAATTGGTCACATaaatggagtttaaatcgttatCCACCTGGTCCGTCCAGTGAAGTTGGGGCCACCCTACAGCTCTGTTTCCATAGGTGGGTTCAGgtaaaaatactttcttggccggagcgtcatctttcacgttgatatctacgtaaagctcgtacaggtcatcattaaatcttcttcggtactcaccatctttcgaagaacttatctctcgaacactcccagagccgcttcatctgatattttcctggcccatgcttctgcaccatatagcagcgTGGGTgcgataagtaacttgtagagcaAGATTTTCGTTTGCCACGAGAAGACTGTAttattcaattgcctacctagtacaaagtagcatttattagcaagagtaattcttcgctggatttcagagctgacgttgctgtttgtgttaatgctggttcacaaataaacgaagtctttgtACAATTTCGAAGCAGAAACTACGGCGCTGGTGTTCAGgcggatgatatcaatgtcattagCATACGAAAATGTTTGCAtgcttttataaaaaattgttccaaagcgGTTAAGTTTTGCTAGTATACATTTTTCATGACGTCacgcatatacatacaaataccATCGTTAGGAATTACTCTCTCTAGCATTGTATGTACTAGAATGTTAACGAGCTGAAGTTGAGAAGAGGAACGCTTAAGAAGGAAACACCTCGAACACCCACCTACCCATTGAAGCTCCAACGGTGTGCGTGGGTGGAGAAACGGCTGGTAGCTAAAATAATGTTTTGCAAATGACTTCAACGCAATAATTTCTATTTTTTAGCAATTCGgaaatttcgaaataatttttactaaTCTAAGCTTCATTTTCGCATTTCAGCTGCAACAGGAGCCCAGCTTTCTTAGCAAATACCCAGCTGATTGCAGTTGTTATATTCGGCTAACACACTCccatatgtatatacttacatatgtaatataactacatatgtatgtatttatggaCATTCAACTTGACCTATATTCCACCATCTTGTTTTTGTTATTTGGCAAGATTCCTATTTTTTCTTGACCACAATCTCAGCAACATAGAATTTTCCAGGCGGTTGAAATTTTCCCCGTTGCATTACCTTTTCTATATTTCTGAACTAGATACatatttccactttagaactagtttgTTTATTGGCACTATTTCGATTGTAACATTGGTGTAAAAATTTACAGTTAAGATCTAGTTCTTTTATTGATTCTATTGCGTGGTTGCGAGCCGTACCGAAATTTTACATACTACTTCTAGTACGATTGTATGCCTTTTTCACGATAGCTCCGAACCAGTAGGAAATCCAATTGGAATGGTTTTAAGTTGTAGGGGAAGAAGACATACTCATAGTTGatagcttttcatagcagaaatacaccctgattgtttgccaaatcactaccgaggggcaacgccgattagaaaaacttgtttctaattgaaaaaactttttgatATTACATAGCACGGGAGTAGAAGCCAGGGTCATCGGCGTGGTAGGTGGATGATGATATCACCACCACGGCGACCGCATAACGCTAAGTATCATATTAACTGAGAATCACTTACAACTTCAGGTTGAACTTCAACCTCGAATAACCCCTAACAGAGATTTATGCAAAAACCGTTTAAGACATTTTTGACACCGTTCAATCTCTATCATAAACTCGAGAATGGCTAGaccgattttgcaaatttaaattttgaactaTTTCTGGAAATCCAAGGAAGGTTTAAATATGATAACAATATTAGGAACCAGCTGACTTGGCAAACTTAGTATCGCCTCACACTCTAAagatataaaaatgaattattgTGCATTAGTCTCGCTGAATCTCAAAAATGGCTTGACCGACTCCCTTAGCTGTCGAATGGATCTGCGTGGTCCTTTACACGGCAGCTGATAACATTGCTTAACGTTATTTACAAAGCGGTATGAACTTCGCAGGCAACTCCTTTTCGGACTGTCAAAATCCGGTTTGAAGTCGATCTGAATTGTATTAGCAACACTTTATTTTCGAACATACTGTACTTAAAACCATTGTTTGTAGTTATTACCATTGCCATGGTATGTGCGAGAACCATAGCAATGCGAAAGTAGAGAAGAGACACGCCTTAAAGCAAAATACGTCCAAAGGCGTGTGTGAGTGCAGATACTGACTGTTTaggaaaaaatattgatttgcaAATGACTCGAATgagtaatttatttttttagttattcGTAAATTTTGTTTAAGTATTTTTTACTAATCTTAACTTCATTTTCGCATTTCAGCCGCAACAGCAATCCAGCTTTGTTAGCAAGTACCCAATTTTATACTTATTTTGGATTTCGTAACCAAAATATAGATACTTACAAACATTCCAATTGACCACTTGTCAAGCATTCACTTTTATTATTTGGCAGAGTTTCTATTTTTCTATTGTACGGGTTTAGGTTTgattctatgtatgtatgtatgcatgttcgAACCGCCCTTGACCAAAAACATAGAACGCCAcataacaatatttatttatttatttactaagtGAAGAACAAGGTTTGCTGGATAAGTTTTATTTTGCTCCCATTATATGCCACTTTAAGATTTGAATTAGGGAAATCGGCTTTTTAACACTAACAATTCCATGCTATACACTGCTAAGAGTTTGGGTCTAAATCTGAAACCTTTTTGTACTACATTTATAAAGTAAAGTTCTGGTTTCAAATATGAATTATATCGGTCTTCCTCAAAATAAGTGCATAGACCTGGGTTTCAGTTTTAAACTAGAGAGGTCAACAtatgtcatatatgtaatactcctatattgctaatagaaaatgctcgcaatgtgttttgaatacGAAAACCAGTATAATGTGCAGTGACCGAGTTTCGAACCTAAGTACGTTCCGCGGATTCtagaaatttttggtttttaaacTTTCAGTACCAAGTCTAAACTCTCGGGGGTTTGTTTTACAACAAATCGTGTGTACAAGTttatattttaagatttttttaaatttttggttttgtttcaaaCCCAAATTTGACTACAAGTCTGGaatcttatattttttttaaagtttaaattgaaatcaaataaaattaaaaaaaattgtaataaattaaAGGTTTCCAACTTAGtacaaaaatttttcgaaaagtacTTGAACCGATTTCTGGTCATATAGTGAAGGTTAAAGAATCAGTAATAGTATATTCAAACCGTTCTTCCCGAATTTCATTAAACTTTTGAAATCCTTAATTGGTAAATATaaccaaaatttttttcgtattgcAATGAAatgtattggcggccaccgtggtgtgatggtagcgtgctccgcctaccacaccgtatgccttgggttcgcaccccgggcaaagtaacatcaaaattttagaaataaggttttttaattagaagaaaatttttctaagcggggtcgcccctcggcagtgtttggcatgcgctccgggtgtatttctgccatgaaaagctctcagggaaaactcatctgccttgcagatgccgttcggagtcggcataaaacatgtaggtcccgtccggccaatttgtaaatTTTGATACATATATGACTGAGGTATCTGCCCAGGTATAAAATGTTATTACCATGACCAATCGTTCCATATTAAGGATCATTATAACCAGCTgttcttgtacacagggtattataactttgattggataacggttggttgtacaagtataaaggaatcaagatataaatagacttccatgtatcaaaataatcagtatctaaacaaaattttattaagccttgtccgtcggtctgtcagtccgttaacacgataactttagcaaatattgagatatcctcaccgatttcggtatacgggcttatctggacccagaataaattggtgttgaaaatgagcgaaattggtcaataatcacgcccattttttcaaatggaaaaaattagataattcaaaaacgaataccgctaacctaaaaaaattttgtaggtGGATGAGTTGTATGAcgtaaaacataaattccaagCAATTTGGCACCACCCATATGGTTAAAtagcacgcccacttttcctaaaggtcttatAACGCGGCCTTTTAACACAATTATCcaaacaaagcaaacaacaactgcgtttcaagtgcacagctgggtatgtaatgttcggtttaacccgaacttagactttcttacttattattatatattttttattaacgaAATGTTACGTTTTGTAGTCAAGAGGTCACTTTTAAGCAAACCTTTACCTTTCTAACTATAAATTCTAAGACTTACGTAGCAATCCTCGTATGAACGatgtatatatatagatactTGTATGAATGTAACTATTTCAACATCATATacgtttatatacatacatatgaggtTATACGCGTGTATAGAGCAGGGTTGGTTTACTGTTAGATGGATTCGGATTTCAGAAAAATAGTTTTGTGCAAAATTTcacataaattcaaatatttgtagtCTATCTAAGTATGTGCAAATGTATGCAGTGTACACATATATGTACTTTAACTGCAATAAGAGTATGAAATATGTCGATACTTATTGCCCaacaagaaagtatttcaatcgacgcCACAGTTTGGAAGCATAGGAActgggagacctccactgagtttggagaggcaggtggaggaagacttgcaAACGGCTAAGATCGCATACGccattaagcgccaattaatgatgatgatgatgagtttcaaaaaaaaacacagaAGTTAGATAAAGTTTAGATGATGAGTACATAAATACCTCTGTTCTCGAATCTGTACTATTATAGGATGAAACGAGAAACACTGGAGAAAACGTCCTCAAACAAAATATGACCTTATTATCAAATCAAGAAGAAATATAGTTCTCCAATCGAACTCTAACGTATTTCTCTAATGGGATTCTAATGTAAGTCTAACAATTTTCTCAAGTCGATGTTGCATCAGTTATTTTACGTGTCTACAGAAAAATTCTCTTATGTTGGAGACTGTTTCTGCTGCATTGATGGGTGGCTCATATGTATGTCTTTTCTAGTTTCTCATAAAAGCAGTCCTCATTCACGGCCGCCTCATAAAGTGGTGCGTAGACCTTGATGCTGATTGTGGCGAGAAACTCGTTCAAAGCCATAACCCGCAGAACTCGACTGCGAGGGCTCTTTCCCACCACAAAACCACACCAAGGCTCCGAATACCGTTTCCTTTCTCATGACTTCTACGGTAGACGTCGCACccaatatctcaaaatttgtataCCCAACGTCAATTTGAATACAATAACATTGGTTGGATAACGGTAACACGTAATGGCACAAAGGAATTGAGATAACTGTAAACTTCCTTGTATCGAAATAATCAGCAGCGAAAAAGATTTtgcttgagccatgtccgtccgtactataagacgataacttgagataTATATACGAAATTTGAACTGACTTATCTTATTTCATCTTGAAACACAAAGAATTGGTATTGAGAATGGGCGAAACCGAATGATAACCTAgccaaatttttcgatatcgaaaatttaaaaaaaaggcaaAGATGTGTATATACTATAATTTAGATAATATGTTCTAATTGTTTTCTTGTCGAAATAAATACATAGTCTCCATGAAGAAGACACAATaacgtgtcgaaacgcgtcggagaaaaaaagaaaaactaatgtttttgctttaaattgaacgaCCAAGGTCTAATAACTAAATCAACTCAACAATTCCCTTGGTCTAATAAATAAACTAGGCAAAGTACCATAAGTtaataccaaagaccgataaaaatttgaaactggATAATTGGCGCTGCAACGCCCCCACTTGGAAAAAGGAGATTTAAATGTCTTTCAAGCCCCGAGAAAGCTTTCCTTGCCATTATACGTATCAGTTGCTCCTTCACTgggccaactggcgccaattggccacaccaaggaaATTTATATCGTTTTCTAACTGGTCATTCCAGAggatgaggggggggggggggggcacccTCTTCTACTGCTTCCACAGGCGGATTCCGCTAAGAATACTTTTTTGGCCAGAGCATAATTTTTTATTCGcaaaacatgacctagctagcgtacccgctgtgttttaattcactggactatattgatgtctgcctaAAGCCCGTCCACAACGCGAAGAGGTCTATAAATTTCCCAGAACCTCCTCATCGGATGTTGTCTTTGTCAATGGACTTGGAAAGCATGATTTtcctttgccgagagaggactttacttttcaattgctaatctagttcaaagtagcattcaTTGGGAAGATCTAAATTTAAGGGGGTGAATATTGTCAAATAAGACTATATTTTGTAATAACGACTCCACCTTTTTGGTTTATTGCATCATGTGTTCgcttagaagaaaatttcaactgAAAAGCAAAAGCAAATGAAGCAATTTTGAAGCTTCACAAAAGAAACAAACATTATCTATTAATTATTTATgactacatacatatgcattttTAAACTGACTTAGCCCAAAAACTAGTACACTTCCTGATAATAATCCAAACTTTCATATTCATTTTCAAACTCATACACGACGTTGTTTTGTTCCCTTAGCCGTATGCCAGCACTCGGCTCTGGCGTATCTGGCATAAGTTTTGGGAATTGTTTTCGACTTCTTGGGATGTGATTGTTTCCATCGTAAACATTTTCACTCTGCAGCTCAGCACTACCGATTTTATTTGGAACTGCAGGCGCGCGATAAGTTGGGGGTCGGTTATATGATACATTTCGATGCTTATTTATATCATTCTGAGTAAAATATTGTATATATGACTTTAGCTCTGAATAATTCTCTGTTGTAATGTCAGCACTACACGAAGATCGCGTTCTTGAGTTATAAGATTTGGCGAAGAGCAACACCTCATGCGACGTGAGATTGATTCGTTGTAGACGTTTACTACCATACAATAAAGTTGGACGCCATCGAAGTAAGCAATATATAACAGTTATGCCACTTATACAACAAACCACAGTTATACATATAACAATAGTGAAGAATATTGTTTTATCACTATTTTTTAGCCATGAATTGGACTCTTCCAAAGGCAAATATGCTGATCGACAATCAAATGGTGATGTCTTCAAATCATTGTATTGAATAAGACAAAATGTATAGCTTTGATTTGATTTGAGATTGTTCACGGTTTTGCTTTCTGGAGTTTTTGATGATATAGTATCAACAAGAGTGGCCTTATAGGTAAATGCCTCAAAATATATAACTTTCAATTCTTTCCCATAGCTGCCAATTTGTAGTTCAACGCTTGTAGTGGAtaatacttccacaaaaaaattACCGTATTTACATCTTGACAAATAACTACAAGTTAAAAGTCCGGGTAAAGGAATCCCACAACCTTGATACTCTGGTGGTAGTCCTGGCGTGGATGTAGAACTTTCTGTAGTTAGTGAAGAACTCTTAAGTATTGGTGAAATATATTCAGTTGTTTGTAGTGTCGGCTTTCCTGTAAGGTAAGAACAGAGACGAGATATAATTATTCTAATTTTAACTGGAAAGAATACTATGTCAGCCGTTTTACTGAACGAATTAAAAAAGTACTTCAGATAAATGATAATTTCATACCGAGATAAAAATATTAGTATCTGCGTTGCATTATCGTAGTAATTTTTCTTCGTtttcacaaagaaaaaaaaaaaaacatgaaaaaatcaattcaatactaaatattaaaaatgttttcctaGCGAACAATAATAGTCAGAAAGTAATCATAAATTAGAGCGTTTCGCTCTTGTTGAGCTCATCAAGTTGTCCGATATGAATTCATTTCCCTTGTTGCGATGGTCTCCCGGTATGAGGCTAATTTCATAAATCGTATCAGGCTAAATAGGTGTCATATCCTGGCCTTACCCTTAGGTGGACAAAGAGACCCCCCCATAATATAAATGGGGGTACGAAGAGGATCTGTCCGACCGTACCCGCAGGAGTACAGAGAGGATGTGTCAAACAGTACCTGTACGGGTACAAAGAGGACGCTTCGAAAAGTAGAACAAGGATCTGTACGACAGTACTCGTAAGGGAATAAAGAGGAACCATCAGACACTACCCGTTCTGGCATAAACTGGTTCAGTAGGTCAGGacctggctatagtcgcatattccATTGCGATGCATCCCGGATTAATCCTagactaagtttttttttttttcaaaaatctgcTTTTactaattttgcatttgccaattgacaaaaaaaaaaaatacataaaaaatgatttggagccttgaaaatgaaaaaaaaaaaatgcataaaaaatcgatgaaattttgcaggctcgaaaattttttttgggtatgcgtagtggaacttttttcctgagcccaatcctatcgaaaaatcgatgacgcgatatcggttaataaatcgacccagtctaatgagtGTGAAAAttattagccatcatccggtggcaaagatcctgagccagataaataattttgcatttaaatgcaacaacaacgatttgagccagataaatccagatagaagcgtggttcaatttgtgagcaaGATAacttgttaattacttgtctttagtttggcaacgctgcctttaataaacctactttttcagaAATAGATGGCGCTGCTTAGTTTTCgctgtatgagttaaatgaaaaacagcggcgacatctgcctatcgcatttcacgtgtgcgaaaatttcgcGACATctacttctcaagtctctcaatgatccagagcattcccgtgagaattgaggttacgccggagctgtaaaactcactggatgatgtcTATTGAAGGCTTCTTTCTAGCGGCAATAAATGAATAAGCGTCAATGCTAAGATAAAAAGAAACAACAGCCCCATATAATTTGGCATGGTAAATTTACCGACTGGCAATGACTTGGATCCTCGCAGTTTTGATTTGATAATGTGGTAAATTTTTACTccttattcattaaaaatatataagattcataataccaatttcacactgAAACTTAATGTAATAACACAGTATCTTTTGCATAATTTGCGAACATCTGTCGGCAGCAAAAAAATATTATCATATTTACaagaaatagttaaaatggaaagcagccgctTCCTCTTTAACTTTCAATACATTGACATTAAAATCCGAAATACTAGGCACAACCGACTAGGTTTTCCACTTCTTAGGcataaaataaagcaataatgagataattaagagtTTGAATATTGTATGGAAGATTGtgttcaataagggctttaatgtagaaaacccgactaattatttcattaagcctctgtctGAAATTGATGTAaagctcttataattggaaaAATTTATGGAAATATCATTAAAAAAAGCTTCATaaactttttatgtttttttatgaaattggagattaataatttaatattaaaagtggaCTGTGAGTACCCGAAATGAATTGATTCAGAtataatttaagaagaaaaaatcttcaagaaaaatatgtatatttgttccACAGTAACTatcttaaaagaaaaattttggtaTATGACTCATTATACTCATCATATCGTTGCCATATAGACTTCTTACTGATCACATTTCGAAGTCTAATAGGATCCGGACTCATTTTTGGCTCTTAAATATGATGGTTCCAAAAATGTTTGGGTTTTCAGGCATAGAAGTATTGTTTAGTGCAACAACGAACAAAAAAATACTCTAACCTAATATGATGTAAATTCGAAATATACGGACTTCTGATCTATTATTTGTTGATCCAATAAATAACCTAGGGTCCCCCTACTAGCTTCAACTGAATTATAAAAAGCTGCTTATTCCATAAATTTTGAGTACATTTGAAAAAGTTGAATGTTTAGTGACGTTTTCATTCAATTAAGTTTTATTCATGCATTCGTTTTAAAAATTTGATAAAGTTACAAAAAACTAATGCAAAAAAATGCTATAAGAATCATCGAAACTTCTGAGTACGTTGACATTTGATGGCCTTAATATTTATTGAAAGAAAGCATGAGGAAAAAAAACTAACTTTCGACACCCTGTATAATCGCAATCAGTTTATATTTGGTCACTTCTTTTGCACAGGAAGGATGCATTTTCCGAAAACATTTGCGCTAAATAAATATGATGGATTTTGGAGGTATCAAGTTTTGCGAGTGGGTACACTTCATGTGAAAAGGCTCATATCTCAGGGcacacaactgggtatataatatttGATTTCGCCCGAACTTAAGCCCGAAAGAAATACAAAGCTTTTCGCTTTTGGTAAGAAACCCGAAGTACTCACTTGAATCAGGTATACTCGATATTTTTACTGAGTATGGATATTAGCATCGATATTTTGATTCGAGTATTTTAAATGAGTACCGGTAACGATACTTTTTTTTAAGTTCTATCACTACCCATAGATATGCTATATCTATCAGCATAATTTCAGCAGCCAGCTTTTTGAGGGAGTTACaacaaattaaaagttaaaattttgacTTATGTGTTTTTATAATAATGATTGCGATATCATATTTAAACTTTATTCACCAAAAGCTATAAACTTACCGTTAATTTCAGTTATCTCTAAAGTGGTTGGCTTAGTCATTGTAATTGTATTTTTTCCAGTAGTCGATATGCTTTGGGTGGCAGTTCTAGAAGTGGCGGTTGTATACGACTCAGGGTTTGCAGTTGTAAGTATTTCCAGAAATACGTTTTCCGTAGTTGATATAGTGGGATTTGTCAAGGGTATAGTTTGAGCAATTGTTGTTAGTATAGGTAAAGTAGTTATGTCTGCAACTTGTTCCATTCGAATCAGTTgacatattttttttacttattttaatattatttaatatcAGTTTTTAGCTTACCATCACATTGCAGTTGCACATACCGCATTTCGACCCCTTGGACATCCCTTGGTGACGCACAGGTCGGCCCAATGCTATCACCTGTCTTCAATTGTTTCACAAATTCTACGATTGCTTGATGTTCACATGAGCAACTCCATTGATTTCCTGTCATTTTTATGGCTATACCTCGTAATGTCGCCAACATTAGAAACTCTCCATCTAGCGTTTGCAACTTATTATCACGTAAATCTAGTAAATTGAGTGTTAACATAATGCAATCAAAAGTATTTTCAGCAATTATAGTCAGATTACAATTAGCAATGTATAACCGGCGTACACACATCAAATTCACAAATGTATCACCATTCAGAGTGTTATTAAAGTTGGTTCCACTTAGCTCCACATCAACTAATTTTTCGAACACAATAACCCCACTAAGCCAATCTTTCGGATCGTAAATGGTGCCAGCACTGTAACTCGTTTGCTTTTGTTGTACAACAAGGCTGCTTAGTGTTTTGGCCATTGGTTGTAGAAAGCGTATGGCGCTCAGAGATGCTGAAtcggttgtttgtttgtttttcaatttgaaattttctagaGAGACTAGTCCTATAAAGGATTTGTCAGTCAATAAATTAAGCTGAACAACTTCGAATGTCAAATCGGTCAATTTCTTCATAGTGGTTTGCTTGAAAGCATTGTCTACAATTTTTTCGAGTTCGCAATAACGAATTGTTAAACTTCTCATATTGTAGAGGCCGGCAAATGTATCTTTCGCAATAGTTTTCTCATGAAATGTACAATTCTCTAGTATAACGTCGAAATTAACGTTACCGCAATATTTATcaaaattctccaactcaaatgaTATAGTGCGAATTGGACCTCCTGTACAAATTATTGTTTGGCATCTTTTGCTTCCGTCATTACAAGTCATGCCAGGTCTGAaagaaattattattaatattttgcatatcgttagcttaattcacaaaggccccaACCAACAAATTTACACATGATGGAATTTTTCCTGCTTCAGTTCGTAATTTATCTGAGTGTTTATAGCGTTTAActcggtggtagtgctatgcgtTTTGTGGAAGCCATGTTGATGGGTGGGGGGCGATGACTCGCAGTAAGATGAGGGAACAGACCGGTTTCCAATGCCTTCGCTAGTGGCGAAATGTGTGATATTTGCCGAAATGACTCGTCTTCctaagctggtttcccaggctttaatagtcGAATTATTCTGAATGATTCTAGTTGAGTACGTGCGTCAGATAGTTTATTTCTTCAGCCTGAAGGTGCTTTTGATATGATAATGACTATTTCGTTTAAAGGAATTTTCTTGCTATCtcatattgcaaatttaaaaaactttagcTTTTGAATGGTGCCCCTGTTTATTATTTTTGCAAGATCTAATTCTAAATCAAAGGAAACCCTCTTTTTTTGGTTAAGGAACATCCTTTTATAGACGTTCAAAACTTAATAATCTGATTTCAAAGAAAGGAAATTTTCCATCCTGTGGATCTCGTGGTGTACATTTAGAactgatttatatttttttttattagggaagtgtccttatctctacaacaacaacaaaaagaacaacaaTAACACCACCAAGATCAGCGTCAAGCGAAACGAACCATCTTCAAGGTTTAGGAGGAGTTTGCTCGAAGCTACTTTACTGTGATGAAAGTTTTCTGTATAACTTCCAGCATCATGGGCCTGTTTGTCCCCTTCCAACACCATCGTTTTGACGATTACTTCCTCCTCCTGCCCTTTTTTGTTTAAGGCTACCGAGGTCCCCTCCAATAGCGTGTTATGACTATTGTCATCAGGACTTTTTAAAGTCGCAGATAAATTCTACATGTGCCCCAGGACATTTTCCCAAGATGTGTGCACAACATATCCTCCGGCAGATTGATTATTTGAAAGATTTAGTGCTGACCCTTTTCCACCACCTCCATCCGTGCACCCATGACTTGCCGATGGAGGTTTGGAACTACagaagaaatgttttttttttttattgatacgtGGTTATTTGACATCCTAttttcaaaattaatatatcAGCATGTTTGACTTTAGTTTTGTCTGCTTAACCAGTTTTAGCCGTTTAAAGTATGCTTCTTGTTttacaaaaatatgaaaattcgacTAAGAGAAAGCGAAAGCTCAGCTTAAAAGAACAATTGAAGGAA from Eurosta solidaginis isolate ZX-2024a chromosome 3, ASM4086904v1, whole genome shotgun sequence includes these protein-coding regions:
- the LOC137246157 gene encoding uncharacterized protein, which encodes MDCLPCFDKILHKKTFSLNHELDVKIATTERLYDPKRKRWTQFLIIPFIIGFPLLLILSNVDFSDESQIQVQLFTTAQTVKNESEHGTTDILSITAAEAMEMAILDKVPGMTCNDGSKRCQTIICTGGPIRTISFELENFDKYCGNVNFDVILENCTFHEKTIAKDTFAGLYNMRSLTIRYCELEKIVDNAFKQTTMKKLTDLTFEVVQLNLLTDKSFIGLVSLENFKLKNKQTTDSASLSAIRFLQPMAKTLSSLVVQQKQTSYSAGTIYDPKDWLSGVIVFEKLVDVELSGTNFNNTLNGDTFVNLMCVRRLYIANCNLTIIAENTFDCIMLTLNLLDLRDNKLQTLDGEFLMLATLRGIAIKMTGNQWSCSCEHQAIVEFVKQLKTGDSIGPTCASPRDVQGVEMRYVQLQCDDITTLPILTTIAQTIPLTNPTISTTENVFLEILTTANPESYTTATSRTATQSISTTGKNTITMTKPTTLEITEINGKPTLQTTEYISPILKSSSLTTESSTSTPGLPPEYQGCGIPLPGLLTCSYLSRCKYGNFFVEVLSTTSVELQIGSYGKELKVIYFEAFTYKATLVDTISSKTPESKTVNNLKSNQSYTFCLIQYNDLKTSPFDCRSAYLPLEESNSWLKNSDKTIFFTIVICITVVCCISGITVIYCLLRWRPTLLYGSKRLQRINLTSHEVLLFAKSYNSRTRSSCSADITTENYSELKSYIQYFTQNDINKHRNVSYNRPPTYRAPAVPNKIGSAELQSENVYDGNNHIPRSRKQFPKLMPDTPEPSAGIRLREQNNVVYEFENEYESLDYYQEVY